In Methanosarcina siciliae T4/M, one genomic interval encodes:
- a CDS encoding UPF0147 family protein, translated as MSSNDSAEVIRQCLQVLDSITSDSSVPRNIRRSVNEIMDILNNESEPLFLRAASSISILEDISNDPNLPLHTRTLIWNLSSQLETIPVDE; from the coding sequence ATGTCATCAAATGATTCAGCAGAAGTTATCAGACAATGTCTTCAGGTCCTTGACAGCATAACCAGTGACTCTTCAGTTCCAAGAAATATCAGGCGTTCTGTGAATGAAATCATGGATATCCTGAACAATGAATCCGAACCCCTGTTCCTTAGAGCAGCATCAAGCATTTCAATTCTAGAAGATATAAGCAACGACCCAAACCTCCCCCTGCACACAAGGACTCTGATATGGAACCTTTCAAGCCAGCTTGAAACCATTCCGGTAGATGAGTAA
- a CDS encoding Sjogren's syndrome/scleroderma autoantigen 1 family protein, producing MDSDRDKKVKRIARFLELGGTMLAEHCKVCGAPKFRYQGTVICPICDVREEGEETLAPEPAAEVRVPETIPSSERDNLSPEQDRSSTERDKVPAERDRSSFEARKKVQARRPKTRFRQRAPEIGEEEDKVLRFAEEEVPKPSYEAETPRSAVPGVRAAPEVRAEKRTEQAIVSAAHGEREELENLLFEKMVSIAASLQNEKNPRSIAEQLELIEKGIGLIERLRRI from the coding sequence ATGGATTCTGACAGAGACAAAAAAGTAAAGCGAATAGCCCGTTTCCTGGAACTCGGGGGCACAATGCTTGCCGAACACTGCAAGGTCTGCGGAGCCCCAAAATTTCGTTACCAGGGTACGGTAATCTGCCCTATCTGTGACGTCCGGGAAGAAGGAGAAGAAACACTGGCTCCAGAACCTGCGGCAGAAGTCCGGGTTCCAGAAACCATACCTTCATCTGAGCGAGACAACCTTTCACCTGAACAAGACAGATCTTCAACTGAAAGGGACAAAGTTCCAGCTGAGCGAGACAGGTCTTCTTTTGAGGCCAGAAAGAAAGTGCAGGCACGCAGACCTAAAACGAGGTTCAGGCAAAGAGCCCCGGAGATCGGAGAGGAAGAAGATAAAGTCCTCCGGTTTGCAGAAGAAGAGGTTCCGAAACCCTCTTATGAAGCTGAAACCCCAAGAAGTGCAGTTCCCGGAGTTCGGGCCGCTCCCGAGGTTCGGGCAGAGAAAAGGACAGAACAGGCAATAGTTTCTGCAGCTCATGGAGAGCGTGAGGAACTGGAAAACCTTCTCTTTGAAAAGATGGTCAGCATTGCAGCTTCCCTTCAGAATGAAAAGAACCCGCGCAGTATTGCCGAGCAGCTTGAGTTGATTGAAAAAGGCATTGGTCTGATAGAGCGGTTGAGGCGGATTTAA
- a CDS encoding DEAD/DEAH box helicase, with the protein MKHPLIKPDTVEQRLYQLNLAGKALEGSSLVVLPTGLGKTIIALFVIASRLQRFGGKALILSPTKPLVDQHAAFFKKVMNLPEEEILAFTGSIAPAEREKLWAQGKLIVSTPQVIENDLLTKRISLEDVSHITFDEAHRAVGNYAYTFIAEKYFESAKNPHVLGITASPGSSDEKIAEVCQALHVENVAVKTEKDRDVRPYVQEKEIEWLQVQLPAEMAEIRGYLEKILDDRLRIIRDLGFSAGSGKYISKKDLLLLQKQLQGEIRVGGDPAIFSAMSVVAEMMKVNHAVEMVETQGIETLRKYLEKLDAEASSKSASKASKRLMDDLYMRKALHRVKECDVEHPKLGLARKIVSEQLKENPDSRVIVFTNYRDTAEIVVNALSGVSGIIPIRFVGQGSRHKDKGLTQKQQAEILDKFRAGEYNVLVATSVAEEGLDIPATDMVLFYEPIPSEIRSIQRKGRTGRQQKGRVIVLVTKGTRDEAYYWSSKNKEKRMLNSMHGLESALTPKASKKSAALSDFENLPCTSDPQLKTEEIEIEKEEEEEEGEGFENRTDLYSEKGSYPETGSGGNEQNEGNERVNISAKERQKTLVDFGTASGDNASESLKIVIDHRETKSGVAKTLDRLGMELSFVVLEIGDYVVSDRLAVERKRTDDFVSSLIDGKRNLFSQLSDLARVYEKPVLIIEGEDLFTSRQINPNAIYGSLVSIAIDFGVSILYSRDEAETASILKILAKREQTENKNEINPHGKKSASSLAEQQEYLISSISNIGPKAARNLLLHFGSVEAIMRADIEELKKVKLIGPKTANRIREILESSYKG; encoded by the coding sequence ATGAAGCATCCGTTGATTAAACCCGACACAGTTGAGCAGAGACTTTACCAGCTCAACCTTGCAGGAAAAGCCCTTGAAGGTTCAAGCCTTGTTGTGCTCCCTACAGGACTTGGAAAAACCATAATAGCTCTTTTTGTAATTGCTTCAAGGCTCCAGCGTTTCGGGGGAAAAGCCCTGATTCTTTCGCCTACAAAGCCCCTTGTAGACCAGCATGCTGCTTTTTTCAAAAAGGTGATGAACCTTCCCGAAGAAGAGATTCTGGCTTTTACAGGTAGCATCGCCCCTGCTGAGCGGGAAAAGCTCTGGGCGCAGGGAAAGCTGATAGTATCCACCCCGCAGGTGATTGAAAACGACCTTCTTACGAAAAGGATCAGCCTTGAGGACGTAAGCCACATCACCTTTGACGAAGCCCACAGGGCTGTTGGAAATTATGCTTATACTTTTATTGCGGAAAAGTACTTTGAGAGCGCAAAAAATCCCCATGTGCTCGGAATTACCGCAAGTCCGGGCAGCTCGGACGAGAAAATCGCAGAGGTCTGCCAGGCTTTGCATGTTGAAAACGTAGCCGTGAAAACCGAGAAAGACAGGGATGTCCGCCCTTATGTGCAGGAAAAAGAAATTGAGTGGCTTCAGGTCCAGCTCCCTGCCGAAATGGCTGAAATCCGGGGTTATCTGGAAAAGATCCTCGATGACCGACTCAGAATCATAAGGGATCTGGGTTTTTCCGCAGGCAGTGGAAAATATATCTCCAAAAAAGACCTCCTGCTTCTTCAGAAACAGCTCCAGGGAGAAATCCGTGTGGGAGGAGACCCTGCTATTTTCTCTGCCATGTCTGTGGTCGCCGAGATGATGAAGGTGAACCATGCAGTGGAAATGGTGGAGACACAGGGAATTGAAACTCTCAGGAAGTACCTCGAAAAACTGGATGCGGAAGCTTCCTCGAAAAGTGCGAGCAAGGCTTCAAAAAGGCTCATGGATGACCTTTACATGAGAAAAGCCCTGCACAGGGTAAAGGAATGCGATGTTGAACATCCCAAACTCGGGCTTGCCCGGAAAATAGTATCCGAACAGCTGAAAGAAAACCCCGATTCCAGAGTAATTGTGTTTACGAACTACAGGGACACTGCCGAAATAGTGGTAAATGCCCTTTCCGGGGTTTCCGGGATTATTCCGATCCGTTTCGTTGGCCAGGGTTCGCGCCATAAGGACAAAGGGCTTACGCAGAAGCAGCAGGCGGAAATCCTGGATAAGTTCAGGGCCGGAGAATACAATGTACTCGTAGCCACTTCAGTTGCTGAAGAAGGCCTTGATATCCCTGCAACGGACATGGTGTTATTTTACGAGCCCATACCCTCGGAAATCCGCAGCATCCAGCGTAAGGGCAGGACCGGCAGGCAGCAAAAAGGCCGGGTAATCGTGCTCGTGACAAAAGGTACGCGGGACGAAGCCTATTACTGGAGCAGCAAAAATAAGGAAAAAAGAATGCTTAACAGCATGCATGGGCTTGAAAGCGCCCTTACCCCAAAGGCTTCAAAGAAGAGCGCAGCGCTTTCGGATTTCGAAAACCTGCCCTGTACCTCAGACCCACAGTTGAAAACTGAAGAAATAGAAATTGAAAAAGAAGAAGAGGAGGAAGAAGGAGAAGGCTTCGAGAACAGAACAGATCTATACTCGGAAAAAGGATCATACCCGGAAACAGGCTCTGGTGGGAATGAACAGAATGAAGGAAATGAAAGAGTCAATATAAGTGCAAAAGAGAGGCAAAAAACCCTTGTGGATTTCGGAACCGCATCCGGAGACAATGCAAGTGAATCACTCAAAATAGTGATAGACCACAGGGAGACAAAAAGCGGGGTTGCAAAAACTCTGGACAGGCTCGGTATGGAACTCAGCTTTGTGGTTCTCGAAATAGGAGACTACGTGGTAAGCGACCGCCTTGCAGTAGAAAGAAAACGCACGGACGACTTTGTAAGTTCTCTGATCGACGGAAAAAGAAACCTTTTTTCCCAGCTCTCTGACCTTGCGCGGGTGTATGAAAAACCTGTTCTGATTATTGAAGGGGAAGACCTTTTCACTTCCAGGCAGATCAACCCTAACGCTATTTACGGCTCACTTGTATCCATTGCAATAGACTTTGGAGTATCCATCCTTTATTCCAGAGACGAGGCAGAAACAGCTTCTATTTTGAAAATACTCGCAAAGAGGGAGCAAACGGAAAACAAAAATGAAATCAATCCTCACGGGAAAAAATCTGCCAGCTCCCTTGCAGAACAGCAGGAATACCTTATTTCTTCTATTTCGAATATCGGGCCAAAAGCCGCAAGAAACCTCCTTTTGCATTTCGGCTCGGTAGAAGCTATTATGCGGGCTGATATTGAAGAGCTGAAGAAAGTAAAACTGATAGGACCAAAAACAGCAAACAGAATCAGAGAAATCCTCGAAAGCTCATATAAAGGATAA
- the glyS gene encoding glycine--tRNA ligase, producing MDKYEKVFELAKRRGFLWNSFELYGGSRGFYDYGPLGSTLKRRIEQVWREFYVIQEGHMEIECPTIGIEDVFVASGHVGGFSDPLCECKKCGEAFRADHLVENVTDAAGTLSAEQLTEVIKEKGITCPECGGEFNDAYEFNLMFKTTIGPGTGRQGYLRPETAQGMFVDFQRLSRFYRDKLPFGAVQIGKSYRNEIAPRQGVIRLREFTQAECELFVDPRNKKHSNFERFADKELVLYSQAAQQTGEPVRLTVREAVKSGVIAHEVLGYNIALTNEFLTKVGIDPAKLRFRQHLKDEMAHYAIDCWDAEIETERFGWVEIVGVADRTDYDLKAHARVSKTDLYVYVEYDEPKMVTRFVVKPNMGKLGPLFKGKAKAVADALKQLSEEELSKDQIKVTVDGEELTVSPDLVDFAEETVKVSGENVVPHVIEPSYGIDRIFYGVMEHAFDEENVAQKAAESGLKGAGEAEGTEDAGKESGEAKSESEAEGEEEARLVMHFSSAVAPVQVAVLPLLTRKELADPAKEIVAKLREKNLLVNYDDSGTIGRRYRRNDEIGTPYSVTVDYDTLQDGTVTIRDRDSMRQVRAPVNGIENVLYELIYRGRNFESAGKPFNF from the coding sequence ATGGATAAATACGAGAAAGTATTCGAGCTGGCAAAACGCCGCGGCTTTTTATGGAACTCCTTTGAGCTGTATGGCGGAAGCCGCGGGTTTTATGATTACGGGCCGCTCGGGAGCACCCTGAAGAGGCGGATTGAGCAGGTCTGGAGAGAGTTTTACGTCATTCAGGAAGGGCATATGGAAATCGAGTGCCCGACAATAGGGATCGAGGACGTTTTTGTTGCATCCGGGCACGTTGGAGGCTTTTCGGACCCCCTGTGCGAGTGCAAAAAGTGCGGAGAAGCTTTCCGGGCTGACCATCTGGTGGAAAACGTCACGGATGCGGCAGGAACCCTGAGTGCAGAACAGCTCACAGAGGTCATAAAAGAAAAGGGGATCACCTGTCCCGAATGCGGTGGAGAGTTCAACGACGCTTATGAATTTAACCTGATGTTCAAGACCACAATCGGGCCCGGGACCGGGAGACAGGGCTACCTCAGGCCGGAAACGGCGCAGGGGATGTTCGTGGACTTCCAGAGGCTGTCCCGCTTCTACAGGGATAAGCTGCCTTTCGGGGCGGTGCAGATCGGCAAGTCTTACAGGAACGAGATTGCGCCAAGGCAGGGTGTGATAAGGCTCAGGGAATTCACCCAGGCGGAATGTGAACTCTTCGTTGACCCCAGGAACAAGAAACACTCCAACTTCGAGCGCTTCGCAGACAAAGAGCTCGTTCTTTATTCGCAGGCAGCCCAGCAAACGGGCGAACCTGTCAGGCTGACCGTGAGGGAAGCTGTGAAGAGCGGCGTCATTGCCCATGAGGTCCTTGGTTACAACATCGCGCTCACAAACGAGTTCCTGACAAAGGTTGGGATCGACCCCGCAAAACTCAGGTTCAGGCAGCACCTGAAAGACGAGATGGCACACTACGCAATCGACTGCTGGGACGCCGAGATCGAGACGGAACGCTTCGGCTGGGTAGAAATCGTGGGCGTCGCCGACAGAACGGACTACGACCTCAAAGCCCATGCAAGGGTCAGCAAGACCGACCTGTACGTTTATGTGGAATATGACGAACCTAAGATGGTTACCCGCTTTGTCGTAAAACCGAATATGGGCAAACTCGGCCCCCTCTTCAAGGGCAAAGCAAAAGCCGTTGCGGATGCCTTAAAACAGCTTTCCGAAGAAGAGCTCTCAAAAGACCAGATCAAGGTCACCGTGGACGGAGAAGAACTGACTGTCAGCCCGGACTTGGTGGACTTTGCCGAGGAGACCGTAAAAGTCAGCGGAGAAAACGTCGTTCCTCACGTGATTGAGCCTTCCTACGGGATAGACAGGATCTTCTACGGCGTAATGGAACATGCCTTTGACGAAGAAAACGTTGCCCAGAAGGCAGCCGAATCCGGTCTTAAAGGTGCAGGAGAAGCAGAAGGGACAGAGGATGCAGGAAAAGAGTCCGGAGAAGCAAAGAGTGAAAGTGAAGCCGAAGGCGAAGAAGAAGCCCGCCTTGTGATGCACTTCTCAAGCGCAGTAGCTCCCGTGCAGGTTGCAGTCCTCCCGCTCCTTACAAGAAAAGAGCTTGCAGACCCGGCAAAGGAGATTGTTGCAAAACTCAGGGAAAAGAACCTGCTTGTCAATTACGACGACTCCGGGACTATCGGGCGCCGCTACAGGAGAAACGATGAAATCGGGACTCCTTACTCGGTAACCGTGGACTATGACACCCTTCAGGACGGGACTGTCACAATCAGGGACAGGGACTCCATGCGCCAGGTCCGGGCTCCTGTCAACGGGATCGAAAACGTGCTCTATGAGCTGATCTACAGAGGCAGAAATTTCGAATCCGCAGGCAAACCCTTTAATTTCTAA
- a CDS encoding potassium channel family protein, with protein sequence MSTISLATEYRDVRASEILKQIENGEDVNLTDCRIIGELNLSEIEVETVPNPKYSELLESGFFDGEDLKRYGVNKDLKVVESNIKIRNSIFENDLDFSNALFNKSLFFVEGNFTSTVNFLCTTFGDFASFIGATFGDSSYFLNTTFKSISLYGIDFEEMWVRWDSLENSLVFDGLTYVKLVRNFRNLEQFEEADAAYYQYRKLRQAEKSWILFQKEWPWISFPKCGDIFMWLTCGYGVKPFRAFGFGGLIVLSFSFFYRGWPAISLRSEEKIDRICRLLPERLQRFIPTIDWPNPGISRLEPNKHTQKVSFWDAFYFSMVTFATIGYGDWYPKDKFRKWVMIEGFLGWLTLGLFLVTLTNVTIRP encoded by the coding sequence ATGTCAACAATTAGTCTGGCAACCGAATATAGGGATGTTCGGGCAAGTGAGATTTTAAAACAAATAGAAAATGGGGAAGATGTGAATCTTACAGACTGCCGCATAATTGGAGAACTCAATTTAAGTGAAATTGAAGTTGAAACTGTTCCGAATCCAAAATATAGTGAATTATTAGAATCCGGATTCTTTGATGGAGAAGATTTGAAACGTTATGGAGTAAATAAAGACTTAAAGGTTGTTGAAAGTAATATAAAAATCCGTAATTCAATTTTTGAGAATGATCTCGATTTTTCAAATGCACTATTTAATAAATCTCTGTTCTTTGTTGAAGGAAATTTCACTTCCACAGTTAATTTTCTATGTACAACTTTTGGCGATTTTGCCTCCTTCATAGGTGCCACTTTTGGCGATTCTTCCTACTTCTTAAATACTACATTCAAAAGTATTTCACTATATGGTATTGATTTCGAAGAAATGTGGGTTAGATGGGATTCACTTGAAAATTCACTTGTTTTTGATGGACTAACATATGTAAAATTAGTTCGTAATTTTAGAAATCTTGAACAGTTTGAAGAAGCCGACGCAGCATATTACCAGTACCGAAAACTCCGTCAAGCGGAAAAATCGTGGATTTTGTTCCAAAAAGAATGGCCATGGATCTCTTTCCCAAAATGTGGGGATATATTTATGTGGCTTACTTGCGGATATGGTGTGAAGCCCTTTCGTGCATTTGGTTTCGGAGGTTTAATCGTTCTATCATTCTCTTTTTTTTATCGAGGTTGGCCTGCTATTTCTTTGCGTAGTGAAGAAAAAATAGATCGTATTTGCAGATTACTCCCTGAAAGGCTTCAAAGATTCATTCCCACGATTGATTGGCCGAATCCAGGTATTTCTCGATTAGAACCAAACAAGCATACTCAAAAAGTATCTTTCTGGGATGCCTTTTATTTCAGCATGGTCACCTTTGCAACAATCGGTTATGGAGATTGGTATCCAAAAGACAAATTCAGAAAATGGGTTATGATTGAAGGATTTTTGGGCTGGCTGACTCTAGGTTTGTTTTTGGTAACTTTAACGAATGTGACTATCAGGCCGTAA
- a CDS encoding nucleotidyltransferase substrate binding protein yields the protein MQNLNLKRELTTKSLTSFHEILSEPYSPIIRDATLLRFQRSVEIFCSLLKDYLCIHEGFVCESPKSCIKRTFKVEFMDEEETVQALEMLDRREEIKNIAEHSNFEEVAEEIYRQVGDYWKLMDEVCRRVVERVELDFPGSPEEK from the coding sequence ATGCAAAACCTGAACCTCAAACGCGAACTCACAACAAAATCTCTTACCTCTTTCCACGAAATTCTCTCCGAACCCTACTCCCCCATCATCCGCGATGCCACTTTGCTAAGATTCCAGCGCAGCGTTGAAATCTTCTGCAGCCTCCTTAAAGACTACCTTTGCATCCATGAAGGATTTGTTTGTGAGTCGCCAAAGTCCTGTATAAAAAGAACTTTCAAGGTTGAGTTCATGGATGAAGAAGAAACGGTACAGGCTCTTGAGATGCTCGACAGGAGAGAGGAGATTAAGAATATCGCTGAACACTCTAATTTTGAGGAAGTCGCAGAGGAAATCTACCGGCAGGTCGGAGATTACTGGAAATTGATGGATGAGGTTTGCAGGCGGGTTGTTGAAAGAGTAGAACTGGATTTTCCGGGGAGCCCGGAAGAAAAATAA
- a CDS encoding nucleotidyltransferase family protein, whose amino-acid sequence MFEEGQKTFDNYMDLKFYLEDLFGREVDLVTENALRPQLKDIIMKEVVYA is encoded by the coding sequence GTGTTTGAGGAAGGGCAGAAAACTTTTGACAACTATATGGATCTGAAGTTTTATCTGGAAGATCTATTTGGTCGGGAAGTTGACCTCGTTACTGAAAATGCTCTCAGGCCACAACTGAAGGACATCATCATGAAGGAAGTTGTGTATGCCTGA
- a CDS encoding nucleotidyltransferase family protein, whose protein sequence is MAILRQNMPEISRKYKVSYLGIFGSYVRGEQGPESDLDILVEFEEAPGFFEYIQLEDYLSGILGVEVDLVMKSALKPAIGKHILEEVVAV, encoded by the coding sequence ATGGCTATTTTACGTCAGAATATGCCGGAGATTTCCAGGAAATATAAAGTTAGTTACCTTGGGATTTTTGGCTCTTATGTGAGGGGAGAACAGGGGCCTGAAAGCGACCTTGATATTCTGGTTGAGTTTGAGGAAGCTCCCGGTTTTTTTGAGTACATTCAGCTTGAGGATTACTTGAGTGGGATTCTGGGCGTGGAAGTTGATCTGGTGATGAAATCTGCCCTGAAACCTGCCATTGGGAAGCATATTCTTGAGGAAGTCGTGGCAGTTTGA
- a CDS encoding acetate uptake transporter translates to MVEAQEIVADVHVRDRTANPSPLGFTGLGLSATLLSLSYIGLYPVDSMIVSMAIFLGGFAQVFAGLMAWKKGSVFGGTAFCAFGLFWFSLAGLILLPSIGWIEGPEPMSLAAYLFFWGVYTFVMLIATLQLGSKSIMFIFLTLFVLFILLAIVNATGNAGLLVVAGYVGLLLGLSSLYAALGEVLNDAYGRKVVPI, encoded by the coding sequence ATGGTAGAAGCACAGGAAATAGTAGCAGACGTTCATGTAAGGGACAGGACCGCAAACCCTTCGCCTCTGGGATTTACGGGGCTTGGCCTTTCAGCAACCCTCCTGAGCCTTAGTTACATAGGTCTTTACCCTGTGGACTCGATGATAGTGTCCATGGCAATATTCCTCGGCGGCTTTGCCCAGGTCTTTGCAGGCTTAATGGCCTGGAAAAAAGGGAGTGTTTTCGGAGGAACGGCTTTCTGCGCATTCGGCCTGTTCTGGTTTTCCCTTGCAGGTCTTATACTCTTGCCCTCAATTGGCTGGATTGAAGGCCCGGAACCTATGTCCCTTGCAGCCTACCTCTTCTTCTGGGGAGTTTATACCTTCGTAATGCTCATAGCCACTCTGCAGTTGGGCAGCAAATCCATAATGTTCATATTCTTGACCCTCTTCGTGCTGTTCATCCTCCTGGCTATTGTAAACGCCACGGGAAACGCAGGCTTGCTTGTCGTAGCCGGCTATGTGGGGCTACTCCTGGGCCTTTCGTCCCTTTACGCCGCCCTTGGAGAAGTGCTTAATGACGCATACGGAAGGAAAGTTGTGCCGATCTGA
- the surE gene encoding 5'/3'-nucleotidase SurE yields the protein MGKQMTPKILVTNDDGVYSTGLKAAFDSVSDLGEVTISAPAVQQSGVGRSISIFEPLRITKTDVGGVPAYAVGGTPTDSVILGIFTVLKQMPDLVLSGFNIGENISTDTITTSGTIGGALEAASYGIPAIAASMQVLDEGQKFDDPRDYHREHFEAGIKIVNRVARNVLMYGMPENVDLLNINIPYHAEEDTPIEITRLARKVFKTDVEERRDPRGRPYYWIAGDLIREEEDGTDVHAVMQKGHVSITPISLDSTARIEFSEIEKYL from the coding sequence ATGGGAAAACAAATGACCCCAAAAATTCTTGTTACTAATGATGACGGTGTTTATTCTACAGGTCTGAAAGCCGCCTTTGACAGCGTTTCGGACCTCGGAGAAGTTACGATTTCGGCTCCTGCTGTCCAGCAAAGCGGGGTCGGACGTTCGATTTCTATCTTTGAGCCCCTTCGAATTACGAAAACCGATGTAGGGGGCGTACCTGCTTATGCTGTGGGCGGGACCCCTACAGACTCCGTAATTCTGGGGATTTTTACAGTCCTCAAGCAGATGCCGGACCTGGTACTCTCCGGATTCAACATCGGAGAAAACATCAGTACGGACACGATTACCACCTCCGGAACCATAGGAGGAGCCCTGGAAGCTGCAAGCTATGGCATTCCCGCAATTGCTGCTTCCATGCAGGTGCTTGACGAAGGCCAGAAGTTCGATGATCCAAGGGACTACCACAGGGAACACTTCGAAGCCGGGATCAAAATCGTAAACAGAGTAGCTCGAAATGTCCTCATGTACGGCATGCCTGAAAATGTGGACCTGTTAAACATCAACATTCCTTACCATGCTGAAGAAGACACCCCGATAGAAATAACCCGCCTGGCGCGGAAGGTCTTCAAGACTGACGTGGAAGAGCGTCGTGACCCTAGAGGCAGGCCCTACTACTGGATTGCAGGAGACCTGATCCGGGAAGAAGAAGACGGGACTGACGTGCATGCTGTTATGCAGAAAGGGCACGTTTCCATAACACCCATTTCCCTGGATTCAACAGCAAGAATAGAGTTTTCGGAGATCGAAAAATATCTCTGA
- the moaA gene encoding GTP 3',8-cyclase MoaA, whose amino-acid sequence MKDNNSGKTSLFPEEKGEKILVDPYGRKVTGLRISITDRCNLSCMYCHNEGAECCSCGPLGHEMSPELICGIIREAAKFGVRKVKFSGGEPLFRKDFEEILACLPPLKEISATTNGVLLEKRAKTLKAAGLDRVNVSLDSLDPEKYEKITGAPPGTLEQVIKGIDSAVEAGLTPVKLNMVLLKGINDNEIDEMMEFIRPYGGKVILQLIELMNIDPQLSKYTIDSKALEKSLEERASEVRVRHLHHRKKYIIDGVEVEFVRPMDNSEFCAHCSRLRVTADGKFKPCLLVQDNLVDVREAKSPEEIEKLLRLAVSRRKPYYTPVTRITKLEKWQE is encoded by the coding sequence ATGAAGGACAATAACTCAGGAAAAACTTCCCTGTTTCCGGAAGAAAAAGGAGAAAAAATCCTGGTCGACCCTTACGGGCGCAAAGTAACCGGGCTTCGGATATCCATCACTGACAGGTGTAACCTTTCCTGCATGTACTGCCATAATGAAGGAGCAGAGTGCTGTTCCTGCGGCCCGCTTGGGCACGAGATGAGCCCGGAACTGATCTGCGGAATTATCCGGGAAGCAGCAAAATTCGGAGTCCGTAAAGTGAAGTTCTCGGGAGGAGAACCGCTTTTTCGGAAGGACTTTGAGGAAATCCTTGCCTGCCTTCCTCCTCTGAAAGAGATTTCGGCAACTACAAACGGCGTCCTGCTTGAAAAACGTGCAAAAACCCTGAAGGCTGCGGGCCTGGACCGGGTAAATGTGAGCCTGGATTCCCTTGATCCCGAAAAGTATGAAAAGATTACCGGAGCTCCCCCAGGCACTCTTGAGCAAGTGATTAAAGGGATAGACAGCGCAGTTGAGGCCGGGCTGACCCCCGTAAAGCTGAATATGGTACTCCTGAAGGGCATAAACGACAATGAAATCGATGAGATGATGGAGTTTATCCGACCTTACGGAGGAAAAGTTATCCTGCAACTGATCGAGCTCATGAACATTGACCCGCAACTTTCAAAGTACACTATTGACTCGAAGGCACTCGAAAAAAGCCTTGAGGAAAGAGCAAGCGAGGTAAGAGTCCGGCACCTGCACCACCGGAAAAAGTACATAATCGACGGGGTTGAAGTGGAATTTGTGCGGCCAATGGACAATTCGGAGTTCTGCGCCCATTGCAGCAGGCTCAGGGTCACAGCCGACGGAAAGTTCAAGCCCTGCCTGCTTGTACAAGATAACCTTGTTGATGTCAGGGAAGCAAAGAGCCCCGAAGAGATCGAAAAACTGCTCAGACTTGCGGTAAGCCGGCGGAAACCTTACTATACTCCGGTTACAAGAATTACAAAATTGGAGAAGTGGCAAGAATAA